From Tursiops truncatus isolate mTurTru1 chromosome 13, mTurTru1.mat.Y, whole genome shotgun sequence:
GCGACCTGTTCACTTATGATATGTGTACTTTTCTTTATGTACGTTCTAATAATTGGTTTTAAAACATAGGACAAAACTTAAGTACTATGAGGGATCAGAAAAGAGAAGAACACCTATAACAGAGAGGTTTCTGAAGATTTTAAGGACACAGAAGCTTGGCCTAACAGATGAGTAGGCTGTGGACAAACGGAAAGAGGGGCCTGCATGCAGAGTGGTGTTAACAACATGAGCAGAAGTGCACAGGATAAGAAGGCACAATGCCTGTGCAGGGCgcgtgaggaggaggaggaataaCAACACCCGACACTTAACCAGTGCTCATGAGGCACCAGGCCCtgctctaagcattttatatacattaactcAATTCCTGTAAGGTGGGTACTGCAATTGAGCtcatttttaagatgaagaaaccaaggcatgGAAAACCAAGCACGCCAGCTGAGTGAAAGAGAAACTAGTGAAACAATAGTGCTCAATAACGGAGAGCCAACCTGTGACAGGTTCTGCATGCCAGACTGAAGCCCGCAGACAAAGAAGGGAGGGTCTGACGGGGGAAATGTACGCTGAGTGTCAGACTGACCAGCGTGGGAGGCACCGAGAGCAGGAGGCCCACAAAGGGCTTGCACAGGGCCTCACATTTCAGGCACCCGAACGATGGGGGCATGGGGAATGAAGGAGGGGCAGGCACCCAGCTCCCCCAGGGTCCTGAGCCTGGTATTGGTCCATCTGATTTGAGGCTACCTCAGTAACGGAGGAAAAGAGTGACTGGAGCCGGGAACAGGTTGTGGCTAAGAGAACAGTGGTAATAACAGCTAATAGACACTGGGCGTTGACCATAGCCAGGCACCGAGTCAAGCACCGTCCCCATGTGTTCTCATTCACTCCTCACTCCCAGGAGACAGGCTCACAGGTTAAGTAACCTGAACCGGGTCCCACAGcctgtaagtggcagagccatggCTAGAACGCAGAGCCCTTCACCTCTGACTCTGCACTAGACGCCTGTGACTGGAAAGAACAGGCACAGCAGACACCGCCTCAGAGTCTCAGGCTTCAAGTACAGTGAGGCAGAACTGCGGAGAGCATCAGAGGCCTCAGGGCCAGACTGGGCTGAGCCAGGCCGACCATCCGCATCGACAGCTCTGAGGAAGACTTCAACTCCTCGCCCTGGCAGAAAACACCTTGCACCACTGCACCACCTCTGATGAACTCTCCTGGTGACCTGCTTGCTACCCTAACAAAAGGAGAGGCCAGAAGAGTTACCACTATGCAATGACTCCTCCTTAGactcaaaatcaggaaattgagAATTAACAATTTCATATGGGAGGTTAACTTCCCCCAATCAACTTGTATATCAAAGACTACTAAACATTTTACAAACGTAATTCACCCTGAATTGTAGAATTTCAGGGTGACTGAAGAGTAGAATCACCCTGAAAAGGCCCTGAGTAGTTCATAAACTTCACCCACACATGTCGAACTCCTTACTCCACAAAATGGGGAAAAGTGTAGTATTCAGCTGTTACTTAGCAGGCAGTCAGCCATTATGGTTCAGGGAGTCCAGCTAGCATCTATCACATGGCAGCCTTTTCTAACTAGAACTCTGTTCAGAAGTGACCAGAAAGACTTTTGAAGGTGCCATAACACTCATATGCTAAAGTTCTGATCCACAGGAGAATCTCTCAGAAGCTCACAAACAGCAATTTACTTAATTTACACACTACTTTAACAAGCTTGGGTATGTAACCAGGCAACAGTAGATCAGAAGCAGCGAATGAGAATGGGGGTGAGAGGGTGGTAGGAAGTAGGCTTTTTCCTAACAACAAGTGAAAGCTGACAGAAACGGAGACCCAATTCTATACCGCCATGGTTCTCAAACTGCAGCAAACACAGGAATCACCTgcagcttgttaaaacacagactctGGGTTCCACCTGCAGGGTTTTGGGGAATCTGAGTCTCTGGGGTGGAGCTGAGAATTTGTATCTCAAACAAGTTTTGAgatgatgctgatactgctggtctaGGGACCACATTCTGAGAACCAATGCTGTATAGTAAAAACACACCAAAAGGAAACTCAAAACTAATGAGCATTTATTGGTTGAAGGCACACTAGTCTTATACATGCCCCATAATTTGCAGCAAGAGCCCTCGGGTTATGGTACAGAATCAGGGTAACTACATGTGctcagcatttcccaaaatgtGGTGCCCAGACCCTGAACAGGTTTTTGGCAAAAATGAGGTTCAAGGAAACACTGGATTAAAATGtgacatctgggcttccctggcggcgcagtggttaagaatccgcctgccagtgcaggggacaagggttcgagccctggtttgggaagatcccacatgctgtggagcaactactgagcctgcgctctagagcccgctaaccacaactactgaagactgtgcgcctagagcccgcgctgcGTGACAAAagatgccaccgcaatgagaagcccacgcaccgcaacgaaaagtagcccctactagccgcaactagagaaagcccacgcgcggcaacgatgacccaacacagccaaaaataaataaaataaattaaaaaataaaagaaataaaatgtgacatCTCACAAACTTACATGATCTTGGAATCCTTTACTAGCCAATCACTTGATACCATCTTGCTTGTTTTCACGGAACACTGACTGGGAAAAATGGTGCCCCCGgtcataaagaaaatgtttttccatCCAATAAATCACTTAAGAAAGACTGCTGGTATCTTTTAGAACTATTTCCAATCAAAATGGTTAAAACTGGTAAAAAGGTTTGGCGCCTAGAAGGATAAACTCTCCACCAACCCAACTGCTTCAGTGCAGATTATAACAAGCAAATACTGACAGTGAAGACAGAAGTTGCTGTGAGGGGAAAAGAAGGCCATGGTTCTAAGCAGAGAACCCCATTTAGTTTGaaatgaaatcaatgaaatgaaaaaaaaataccttttccaGCAATACATTTCCCCAGCTCACTGAGGATCTCTCTCCGTTCCTTCACACTGGCTGTTGTCACCTTCCCTGCAAAACGCTTTAGTGTCTCAGAAACCTGTGAAGACCAAGCCCACAGAGAAAAATTTCAGCAGtcaaactacaaaacattgcccGGGCAGGAGGGGCGGAAACAGAGAGAGCGAGCAAGCTGTGGGAGGTGCAGAACTCAGTGAAGCTCTCTCTAACCAAAGGTTTTTCAACCTCCACACTCCTGACTTTGGGGGCTGCCTTTATACATCGTAGGATTTTGAGCAGCGTTTCTGGCCTCTACCCAATGGACACCAGTAGCAGCACCCCATCCTCCCACCACAGCTGCGGCAACCCCAACTGTTTCCAGACATTGTCAAACATCTCCTGGGGGACACAATCACCCCCAGTTGAGTGAGATGTACTGCTTTTAACCCAACCAGTCAGCCACTCAGTATACCTCATTTAAACGTGGACAAAAAGAGGCAAGGTCAAAGGCAAAGACCTCAGGACAGAAAATATCCCTTCCAAACTATGCAAAATCTAGGAAGGGCCTACTAAATGCCAGGTATGTTCCCTTTATATTATCTCTTGTAAACCTCCCATAAGAAGGAGTATCCTGGCAACTCATAAACACAGTTGGCTAGCAGGTAAAAGGTCAAGAaattgaatcccagctctgcctcctacCAGCTGTGGAAACTCAGTCAAATTATATCATTTCCTTGATCCTCTGATTCCCCATCTATACAGGCAACAGCACCTACCTCATGACTGTTAAACAGAGACTAAATGAGACAGTGTATGTAGAGCATTTACCTCTCATCCTGAGCACAAAATCAGCTACTACTACCAGCAAGCCTTCCAGACAGGCACcatatccccatttcacaggtgatgAAGAAACCAACTCCCAGAGAGGAAGCCACTGCTCAGACTGGACCTGTGGGCCACAGCACCTGCATTTCTGAAACTAAACCTGAAACCAACAGGTCTAAAAACTGATGCTAACAAGTCCTTAGCTTTCAACCACCATCCATGTTACCACAACTGCATCCCCTGCACAGGAACATAAGCATAAGACCTAGAAAGAGGGGCAGTTTGCAAATATTCCTGAAAATCTGGCTCCTGAACAATATTCTACAGGCTACAAAGCAGGCAGGTTGTAGATACATGAGCAGTTGAGCAGGGCATAATAAGACCCAAGTGGGTAACACCcgccctctttttcttttgaggGTATTTCACGGACAGGCCTTATTAGTAGAATAAGACTCAAGGGTgcatagagagagaaagtaataCTGAGTTCTTCTTACAGATAAATCCCTGCTATAATTCTATTAGCAATGAATAAAATCATGTCCAAAACTGTCTTCTAcacaaattatttgttttaatattgtcTCTTGTTTTTATAGTCATTCATGTATATAATTAAAGAGTCAAAAAGTTCTGGGAGGTTTGCTCTAAAAATCAGTCGCATGCCCTCACACACAAGGACAATCTCTTTCACCAATATTGGCTGATTATTTCGGTAGTTATCACCATATCTCTAAATAATTTGCTTGTGCTGCTACTTCTGCCTTTCTACCAAAGACCTCTCTCCCTCTTCAACCCCACCAGAGACCCTCCCCATATCCCTGACACAATTCCTTTGTTTCATAATATGGGTTAGCCCAGTAATTCAGTGTTTACATTATATGCAAATGGTATTCAATTTCCATTTAATAAACTGTTTACTCTCTTGcacagcttttttaaaattaaccctGGAGTTAAATAAAGGCTCCCAATGCCCATTCCCTCCTCACCTCAGTTTGCCTTGTTTTATCTGTTCTAATTAATAATTCAATCTCAAACTTTCTGCCACTTGTCTAAATCTCAATACATTTAGGCAGACCAGGTATTCTACCAAATTCCATTTTCCTGAAGAAGCCTCTCCCAGTGCTTTCCTACCTGCCCCAATTTGGTGGGTGATCTCCTACAGCTGGGACTCTATCACCCTGAAAATGTACTCTTTCTTGTGTTTGGGTAAAGTACATCCTCCATCTCGTGAAGTCCTTGCAAGTTTGAAAATGTTTTGGCCTCCTACCTGAAGtttgtctgggtacagaattctaggttgaagTTTTCCTAGAATACTGAAGACCTTTCTTCACTGAGTTCTAGCTTTCATTACTGCTGGGAAACCCAACGCCATTCTGGTTCTTGATCCTTTGTCTGAGACCTGATTTTCCCCCCTGGAAGTTTCTAAGATCTTCTTTTTGTGTCCAAGGTTCTAAAATTTCACATTAATGTGCTTTgttgtgagtctgttttcatccATTGTACTGAGCATTTTTGATCTGAAAACACATGCTTCCGTTCGCAGAAAGTATGTTGaattattttgttgatgatttccgtGGATACTGGACCTCCCACACTTTTGTGTGGTCCTGTTTTACACAGAACAAGTTTTCTCCAGAGAGAAAACTTTCAGGCTTTTACCAAGATGGAGAAAGGAAGCTGGGGCTCTGACTGCATCTGAAAAGGGCTTTCAACCAATCCTCCTAACTTAGCCCCTCCCCACTCACCCTCACTTCCAGAGGTTAGCTGATACCACCAATTCCCAGCTGTCAGAGATTCTGCAACGTAAATCAGGTTGATTCTCAGCTTTCTTAACTTGGCTTAGGATTCATTTCCCTTGGGTCTGCTGAACCCTTTACCACTTATCACTTTCTAGCTTCCAAAAGTTTGCTGCTATTGTCTGCTCCCCATTCTtccaattctcttttttttttccaactctttACTAGTTTTAGTGACGCTGGAGGAGACAGCAAAAATAGATGCATATATATAATCCACCCTTTACCTAAAATTCTCACATAGCTGTTTTTCCATGCTAATATTAAATTCCTGGCTATAGTTTCTCCCCCAAAGATGAAAGAGCCTTTCAGGTTCAaggctcttctttttcttaatcagAAAATGAATGTTACCCACTTGGGATCCTGTCAGAATAAAACTGAGGAAGATCCTCCAGCGAAGTCATTTGCTGGTGAGATCAGATGCAAAGAGCTTAAATGTTCACAGGTTTCTCTCTAGAGGAGCAccgtccagtagaactttctgtgttgatggaaatgttcttttgCACTGTACAATGCAGTAGTCACCAGCCACATATGGCTACCGGTGcactgaaatgtggctagtgcaaccgaataactaaatttttaatttcatttaattttagctAACTTAAGTAGCCGCTTGCCTATTAATAGCTACCATAGTGAACAACACAGcactggagagatttttttttttgcatttgagtTTTAATGTTACACAGTCAGCGTGTATTCTCCCAACCCTTTTCAAAATACCCAGGAGACTATGCTTTTCTTTCCAGGATTCACTGTAACAAACTTGGAACAAATTACCagcccctgggacttccctggtggtccagtgagtaagactacgctcccaatgcagggggcccgggttcgttccctggtcgggaactaggTCCCCACATGCGAGCCTCAACTAAGAAGTCCATATGCCGAAACTAAAACCCGACGccgcctaaataaataaatattttaaaaaaaactaccagCCCCTCCCTTGCACAGGAAACTCGCAATTcgcatcttttttttgttttgttttgtttgcggtacgcgagcctctcaccgtcacggcccctcccgctgcggagcacaggctccggacgcgcaggctcagcggccatggctcacgggcccagccgctccgcggcatgtaagatcttcccggaccggggcacgaacccgtgttccctgcatcggcaagcagattcgcaaccactgtgccaccagggaagcccaattcgcATCTTTTGAATGCTCAGGTTGAGCACTCTCTGGCCTCAGGGCCTCCCTATCAAAATCAATTAATCTCCTCACCCTGATACCCAAGTAAGCCATGCTGTCCTTTAGAGACCCATTTCCTTTTCCCATAATATTGTCTTTTCACCCTAAAACACGGCTAAAAGGAGGATGGGGTGGAGGAAAAAGGtcttccccagctcctcccttAACTATGAGGCACTTCACAGGTAATAACACTCAAGGTGACAAGACTCTTCCTGAATTGTGACAGTTCTTTTATCTAACGCTGCACCTAATAACAACCATCAACATGGAGTCCTACTTTCTTTCACTgactcctcacaacaaccctacacGACAGGTACTAGTTTAGCCCCATTTTATGTATGAAAAGACTGAGAATTGGCagggttaagaaacttgcccagcGTCTCAGAGAAACTGAAACTGACCAAGACTCCAACTCAGATCTGTATGAATCCAAAGAATATGCTATAAAtccctgcacatagtaggtgcttcagaaatatttgctgaacacaAAGTTTAAGAGGGAGTTGGCGTTGGCCGGGGCTCACTGCTGGAGGGCTTCGGAGAAATGGAGCAGAGACTCCTTGAAAGAGGAACTTCGGCAACTCCGGAACCGGGGAGGGCCCGACGGGTTCCAGTCGCCGAGGCCGGAGTCCCTGATTCCTCGAGCCCGCGGCCGGTCCGCGCCACCCGGGCCGGGAGCCGGGACGAAGCCGGGTCCGGGAGGGACCGGCCCAAAGCGGCCCCCGGACCGCGCCCTCCGCAGCCGCCGGCCCCCGGCCCCCTACGCCAGCGGCACTAGCGGTCCTGCCCGACCGCCGCCGTCCGCGCCCCGTCGCTGGCCGCGCTGGCCTCGCAGCCGCCCGCCTCACCTGCGTGTCCGCCGCCATCCTGCCGGCGCTGACTCCGGAACCGCTTCCGGAGCGCTTCCGGGTCACAGCGCGGGCCCACACCGCAGAGCGAGGCCGTGATAGTGTTGGGGCCCGGGGCCTGGCGCCCCCGGGCGGGATGGCGGCCGCGGCAGCCTGGGCTTCGAGGCGGGAAACTGGACTGGGTACCGGGGTGAGCGCCGGGGACTATCAAGGCCTCCTCCCCAGGGCCTTTCTCAGCCCGGCCTCGTGGGAGACGGGGGTCCCTGAGGGTTTGTAACGCGTCGCGACCGCCCTGCAGACATCGACCCACGAGTGCGCAGGTCCGGCCCAGACACCCCCGTGTGAGCCTCTCCTGCGTGAAGACCATTTTACAGAAGTGTGTCCTAGATGCTTCCTAGAGGAGTTCCCTTGATAACAGGAACTGAGCTCGCTAAAAGGCAGGCAGCCAACTCGTGTCTTATCCTATTAAGAGTTTGTACCCCAGCGGTGGACAATGTGAGGGTTTAAAAACAGGGGTATACCTGGCAGTCAGGGGAGGACTCTGGAGCTGAGAGAAAAGCCTGCCCGGGGACAGCTCCTTAAGACAAGGTCACAGGGTGGGAGGCTGCAGGTAGTGGGCCTCATGGTCCAGAGTTGCTTAAGTTTTATTCAGCATGCAGACCTGCCAACTCTGTGACTAGTTCAAATACGGTCTGCACAGCTCAGTTGTCGTCCCTGTTAGCAACGGCTTTCAAAACTTTTGAGTCCTGGTTACAACTAGCACATTACTGGGTGACCCAGTGCAAATCGATAAGTGAAACCTAAGATTCACAACACCTACAGCATCAGCTGTTCTATCTCCTTAAATAACGGCCACCACTAAACTCATCATTAATCACATCACCACCCAGTTTGAAAAACTCTGGCAGCACTCATCCAGTGCTTATCTCAATATGACACCTACTCAAAGTATCTTGGAGTGACCCAGGATAGTGGCCTGATGGTCATGGAATCAATTCCATTTAATAAGAATTCAGTTAAAGCTGGGTCCACAAAAAGTACAGGATGCTAGGAGAGCAGTCCTTCACTTACAAAGAGGACACCAAATGTCAACTCCAAATAAAGCTCTATGATTTTACCATGGCTTCAGTTTCTAGCACACAGAACTATAACCTCAAAATgcacaaaatgaaaaatccagaGACTTGTAAGAGAAGTAAGCCTTTATTTCCTTGTTTCACAAATAAAGCCGGCTGAGTTGGCTGCTTTTTGGTGATTAGTCAAAGAGACCAAATCCCATGTCCTCATCCGACTCCTCCGACTCTTCCTTTGCTTCAACCTTGGCTGGGGctgcggcagcagcagcaggagcagcagtGCTGGCAGCTGCCACAGGGGCAGCAGCCACAAATGCAGATGGATCAGCCAAGAAGGCCTTGACCTAAAGCAAGGGGAAAAGTTCATGGTCAAAATAGTCCGTCTACACCCCCTACTACACACAACCCTTCAGCCTCTGCAGAGCTCAAAAGTTTTAAGGACCAATTTCCGTATCAGTGAAATCTTATTCTCGAAGTGACCAGACAGGACAGCTTGGGTATAGCCTGGTGATCTTAGGCCCAGCTCTTACCTGTTAACTAAGCCCCCTTTAAGTCTCTTGTAATTTCTAAAGTCGCGAACACGCCTCCCCTGCCTCCCAACTTCAagtatacagttggccctctgtatccagaGGTTTCATATTCACAGATTGAACCAACTGCtgatcaaaaaaaggaaaaaatttccgAAAAGCAAAACCTGAATTTTCTGCACGGGGGCAgttatttacattgtatttacaaccatttacatagcattcacattgtattaggtattgtaagtaacctagaaatattatttaacataacaccattttatacaagggacttgagcacccatGGATTTGGTGTCCGTGGGGAGCCCTGGAACGAGTCCCCCTAGGGtttctatactcttaaaaatgTATCTGCTACATAAAACACTATTATAAAAACACTAACGGGCAGCTATTTATCCTCCTGCTAATAACTGTCAGGTCTGCTGTGGtcctggtggatttttttttatacctTTTCAGCAAGTGGGAAGGTGTAATCAGTCTCCACAGACAAAGCCAGGACCCGCTTGTACCCACTGATGATAGAATGGGGTACAGATGCAACAGTTGGGTAACCAATCTGCAGACATATGCTGGCAACATTGCGGACAccctgtggaaggaaggaaaaaaaaaagaaaaaaaaaatcacacttcaGGTGTGATGTCTTTGCTGTTGAGTCCAAGCAAAGCCCGACAGCAAACAAGACTTGCTAGATTAGTATATTAGTCTCACGCAGGACAATTCACCTCACACCAAATGCTTCTGGCAGGGAAATTCAGACCCAATAATTTATAAATGCTTCTTGCTGTTATTCTCAACATGGGCGTTCCCTATACCATGATGGTGGCATTTACGTCAAAACCCACCATCTCGTGAAAATATAAACTATTAACATAACCATTGCATtccaagagagaaaaacattaaattgGTTCCAGATGTGAATTTCATTCACTAGTGAGATTTCCAAAAGTAACTGGAGTTAAGAGTATGTATAATTGCAATGTTCCGTTCAtccaataaaaaaggaattatatCTCCTACCACCTTATTTGTTAACTAGAGGATATATTAGTGGCAAAAACTAAGCAATAACAGTCCCTGAAAGAGTCCATCTTCCCAAGACAGGGTACTTGGCAACACTGATGTATTAACTATCTCATCTTCTCATTCCTCTTTTGACTCACTGACACTACTCAAAATCTCACATCTTACTGCACACCCTAGAATAACAGCCCTTaccatgtgcccagcactgttctaagGCTTTACATTCATAAATTCATTAGATCCTTCAACAATCTTATATTGTTATTGccatttacagacaaggaaactgaggtacagattAAACAACCGTCCCTGGTTATTACACTGCTAGTCAGCTGCATGGCCAGGATTCAGTATGAAGCTAGACACGCTCTCAACTATTAATGCAAGAAGAGCCTGGAATGGACAGCGTGTACCTCCAGGAAGCGAGAATGCAGAGTTTCCTCTGTGATGTCAAGTACTTCAGGGTTATAGATGCTGCCACTGTCAAACACCTGCTGGATGACCAGCccaaaggagaagggggagatgtTCAGCATGTTCAGCAACGTGGCTTCACTGGCTCCCACTTTGTCTCCAGTCTTAATCAGCTGCACATCACTCTGAAGAACAAGGGAGCTGGCAGTTAACACCTGGACATCCAGCAGGTTGGCAGCAACCGAGCCTGGCTAGCACTGGCAAGCCAGGTCCACTCACCAGGATTTCGATGGTGCCCCTGGAGATTTTAGTGGTGATGCCTAAAGCCTGGAAGAAGGAGGTCTTCTCAGGCCCCAGACCAGTGTTCTGGGCAGGCACAGTGACTTCGCATGGGGCTATGGCACCAGCACGGGCGGCAGCTGGCACCtgaacaaaaaaatgagaaacagtgAGAAGTCTTCTCTCCACAGACACAACCTGAGAACGGTCAGTTTTGTTGCTTTTAAGGAGCCAAAATTAATAAGGTCTCTCCAACCAACCTGATTCTCCCCTTACCTTATTGGCCAGCAGCATGTCCCTGATCTCAGTGAGGTCCTCCTTGGTGAACACAAAGCCCACGTTCCCCCGGATGTGAGGCAACAGTCTGCAAAGAGAAGTTTATGGGAGACAGTCACTTTTCAGTACCGTTCTTCTccaggaaaagggaggaggacaCTGAGAAGGGCGGATAAAGATGCCCAGGAGGATGAACTGACTTCTCCAAAGCTGGGTTGTTTTCCAGATGCCCTCGGATGGCCTTGCGCATCATTGTATTTTTGCCCATCAGTACCACGGCCTTCCCTCGGAGAGACATGCGGATCTGCTGCATCTGCTTGGAGCCCACATTGTCTGCTCCCACAATGAAGCATTTCGGATAATCATCCAGAAGTTGCTACAGAAACAAGCCACAAACAAGCAACGTTTCACAGgacaaaagagggaagagattaaTAGAAACCAAATCCCACAATAACTGCTTTCCATCTCACTCCCTTTCTTCTATGCTTTTGAAATGTCTCAAAGACTGGGACAATTCCTTTTACTGCCAGCTGCCCGAGTTAAAACGCTACATTTTCAAAGATTTGCTTGCTGAGTATGAATGGTAAAAATTATGTTTCTACATTCAATCAAAAAATTTTGCGtgtaactttcatttttaatttttcccaacCATGAAGCATGTTTGTTTCACCAAATCAGCTGcattaatacaaaaaaaatacttttccaaGTAAGATTAgatttaaattattcaaaatacaacataaagcaaatacagtaaaatattgCTTATAGGACCTAAGTTGCGGGTATATGATTTTAcaattcttttaagttttttgtgaGTCTGAAACCCTGAATGAATGGGGAAGAATACAATGGACTAAACTCTACAATGCATCCTAATGCCTGAAGAGCAGCATGGTTAGCATTTCTAGGCAGGGGAAGACCCAACTCAAGGCCATCCAAGAGAAAGCATTCACTTAAAGTTTAGTTTCTTGACTAATAGGACCTGAATATGCAACAACTTGACTTTATAATGAGTCACTCATTGCCTCACACCTTCCCAAACAAGGAGGCAGGGGAGTAAAAGTACGATGAGCGCTGTTTGGAAGCCGACAGACCTGGGCGTTAATGCTGTTACCCTAGGAGCCACTTAACGTGCCTGAGCCTATTTACCTGCAacaaagggaggagaaagggcgCGCATCTCGGGAaactgggaagattaaatgagatttgcCTAAAACGACCTAATGTGGTAGTAGGCACTCAGCACATGGCTGCTGATTGTCTCCGTTAGTGCCCGGGGCCGAAGCAGCACGGTGGGCGGCTGGGACCCACCCCGCACTTACGATGATCTTAAGGAAGTAATTGGACTTCCAGGTCGCCCTGTCTTCCCTGGGCATCACTGCGGTGCGTCAGGGATTGCCACGCAGGGTTTAAAGACGATGTCactgaagagaaaaagggagcTCAAGACACCCCGACACAAGTCCCCAAGACATGGCGGGCTCCAAGCCCAAGGCACATGTGGAGCAGACCACGCGCGGGCGCCCGccgccccggcccggcccggggCTGCATTTGCCGCCGCCGCGGCCCAGACCAAACAGGCCCAGACCCTGCAGTCCCGAAGCGTCCCCCCCCAAAGAACCCCCGAAGAACCGCAGCCTCCCCGCCGCCA
This genomic window contains:
- the RPLP0 gene encoding large ribosomal subunit protein uL10, which produces MPREDRATWKSNYFLKIIQLLDDYPKCFIVGADNVGSKQMQQIRMSLRGKAVVLMGKNTMMRKAIRGHLENNPALEKLLPHIRGNVGFVFTKEDLTEIRDMLLANKVPAAARAGAIAPCEVTVPAQNTGLGPEKTSFFQALGITTKISRGTIEILSDVQLIKTGDKVGASEATLLNMLNISPFSFGLVIQQVFDSGSIYNPEVLDITEETLHSRFLEGVRNVASICLQIGYPTVASVPHSIISGYKRVLALSVETDYTFPLAEKVKAFLADPSAFVAAAPVAAASTAAPAAAAAAPAKVEAKEESEESDEDMGFGLFD